The Mesorhizobium loti DNA segment GACGCGATCGCGGGCGAGGCATCCGAGACGACAACGCGGCCACTGCTGACCTTGATCGGCTCCTTGCGGGCCAGCATGGACTCGGCGACCGGATTGGCATGGATCAAGGCCATCAGTTCATCGACAAGCACGACGCCGACCGAGAGGCTTTCCAGCACGGATGTCACGTTGGCGGCGGCAATCGATTGCAATTCGAGCATCTGGCCGATGGCGATGGCGCGCCGGAAGTGCGGGGCCAAAAGACGCAAGGCGTCAAGTTCCCCATGGCCGACAATGCCGACCGTCTCGTGCCGGCCGAACGAAAGCGTGGAGACCATGCGCGCATTGCGCTCCAATCCGATCGCAACCGCGTCGACCACCCCTTGCGGCTGAGCCCATTCGAGAAAATAGCGGCTGGCGACAAGTGCGGAATCCGGCACGGCCCGGGATTGCGCGATCGGCTCCTCGAGCGGATATTGTTTGACCCTGATGTCGCCACCCCAGAGGTCGACCAGGTCCTGGCCATAGGCGGGAAGCTCGCCGAGCTTCACCGAATCGATGCCTGTCGCGACGCCAAGCGTAACTTCGCCGCCCGGAAGCGGATACACCCCCAGAACCGCATAACAGAACTCCAGCTCCCGTCGAATGGTGTCGACGACCGATGGCCATCGGCTGGGATCGAGGACGCAATCGTAG contains these protein-coding regions:
- a CDS encoding LuxR family transcriptional regulator, coding for MSDRGRRPMLVSMTDRSYPAERISELIGTIYDCVLDPSRWPSVVDTIRRELEFCYAVLGVYPLPGGEVTLGVATGIDSVKLGELPAYGQDLVDLWGGDIRVKQYPLEEPIAQSRAVPDSALVASRYFLEWAQPQGVVDAVAIGLERNARMVSTLSFGRHETVGIVGHGELDALRLLAPHFRRAIAIGQMLELQSIAAANVTSVLESLSVGVVLVDELMALIHANPVAESMLARKEPIKVSSGRVVVSDASPAIASAIEDAVAQAAGDEAALGRRGGTGFPTRGLSGEPRIIHVLPLKRRESRPGLFRRATAALFIAPVDRPISLPFDAFAALYGLTPAEVRIVEMIVSGRTQREIAKSLGLASATVKTHLLHVFEKTGVRRQVDLVRLVASLASPL